Below is a window of Malania oleifera isolate guangnan ecotype guangnan chromosome 1, ASM2987363v1, whole genome shotgun sequence DNA.
CAGCGGCAAGCTCTAATGACGGTTGGGTGGTGGACGTGTTTAAGGGAAGAGCAAGGGAAGGTGGCGACGAACTAGAAGCAGGGGAGTCATTTGAGGTGGGAGACGATATGTGATTAGATGGATTGGAGTGGGACGACGTCGTTGCATTAAGATGTGAGGCAATGGGAGACATGTCGTTGGCATAAGAAGATGACTCATGGGAGGATGAGTGGGTGTCGTTGATGTTGAGAGGAAATGGTAGAGCAATAGTTGGGCTATACGTGGGCTGGGTGGTAGTGGCTTGTGTGATGTGCTGGCAAATGGGAAGATGGTCTCAATGAATAGAACATGTCGGGATATGAATATTTTGCCACTTGAAATGTCCAGGCACTTGTATCCACGATGCATATTGCCGAGACCAAAGAAAACACATCACTTTGAGTGAAAATCAAGTTTGTGCTGATTGAAGGGGCAAAGGTATGGAAAACAAGAACACCTGAAAAttttaagtagtgaaaaatcgAGGGCATGTTTATAGAGTTTTTCAAATGGTGAAATACCAAGTGGAGTTGTGGGGAGACAATTTATGAGATACGTTGCCATTAAAAAGGCATGATCCCAATAGGCATAGGGAACACTGCCGCAAGATAAAAGAGAGAATCTCATTTCAATGATGTGACAGTGTTTCCTCTCAATGGACCCATTTTGTTGTGATGTGTGAGGACAAGTTACACGATGTTGAATGCCAATTTTGTCAAAGTATTTATGGAGTGAGCAGTATTCTCCTCCCCAATCCGTTTGTACTGCTTttattttactttcaaattgGCGTTCAAAGAGTTTTTGGAAGGAACAAAATATTTGCATCACATCTGATTTGCTAGGTATGGGAAAGAGCCATGTGAATTTACTAAAATGATCAACAAATGAGACATAATATTTATTTCCATTGGTTGACATAATAGGGGATGGACCCCAAACATCAAAGAAAATTAATTCAAGAGGAGAATGGGAAATAGACTTTGAATCAGAAAATGGAAGAAGATGACTCTTTCCTTGTTGACAAGCGGAACACACACCCGCTATTTTATTTGATGAGAGTGGTAAAGAGAACTTGGAGACGAGTTGACGAACGGTTTGATAAGATGGATGGCCGATCCGACAATGCCACACATCAAGAGGAGTGCGTTGAAAAAGGAACAATTGGTGAGATGTTGTTGGTGTAGTTGATGGTGGGAAAGAGTAGAGGTTGTCTTTAGTTTTGCCATGCATTAGAATTTTCCCCATGGTTTTGTCCTTCAccaaaaaagaaagatgggtgaAACTCAATATAGACATTATTTTCACTTGTAAATTGACTCACAAatatcaaattatttttaatCTGTGGTACATGTAAAAATTAAGATAAAGTGAAAGAGTGAGTTGGAGTTGATATAATGGCAAAGCCAACATTCTTTACAGGCAAACCTGCCCCATCACCGACGTGGATTTGATCACCTGCATGGTATGGCTCCGAGTGTAAATTGAGGCTCTGTAAATCATTTGTGAGATGATTTTTGGAGCCAATATTAGGGTACCAATTTGTGTCCGAAGCTGATGAGGGTAAGGTCACGTATGTTGTCATGGTTGGAAGGGCACCTTAGTATGAATGATTTTAGCGATAGTAACATTGTATGGCAGtgtgaccagtttttccacaaaCTTGGCAAGATGGCCTCGGGTTGGGTGGATTACTCTAATGTGAATTTCCTTGCCCACATCCACCACGACCTCTACTTCTGGAGTTGGGATTGTTGTAGGATTGTTGAGGTTGTGATGAGCATTGGTTTTGTTGGGATTTTCCACCACGATTGCGTTGATCATTCCGGGTTGCCATATTCACCGAACCTACCATAGAGTCAAGAGTAGATTATTGTTGCTCTAGGTGTAACTCAAAGCTGAGGAGATGGTTAAACATCTCTTTGGAAGTCATTTTGTCAACTTGAGTTGAAATGGAAGTAACAATGGCATCATATGATGTGTTGAGGCCTCCAAGAAGGTAGGCAGTGAACTCATGACTTTGTAGGGGTTGTCCAATGGCAGCAAGGTTGTCGGAGTATGACTTCATTTTTTGGAAATAGTCAGAGATGTACAAATTTCCTTTCTTGGTGAGAGCCAAGAATTGGCGAATCTGAATTGCTCGAGCCGAAGAGATGGAGGAGAACATTTTCTCAAGGGAAACCCATACTTCTCTAGAAGTTAAGAGACCTACCATCTGAGCCAAGATGCCCTCGGACAGAGAGTATACCAACGTACTGAGAACAACCTGGTCTTGGTCATACCAGGAGTTGAATTTTGGGTCTAATTAGGAATTTTTGTGGGGGCAGAGGTGGAGGTGGTTGTATCGGGGTTGGGTATGGTTAGTGGTGGGGCAGATATTGTTCCATCAACATATCGAAATAAACGTTGGCCACGCAAGTAGGTGATGATTTGTGTTTTCCAAAGGATATAGTTGTCTTTGGTGAGCTTGATTGTAACCAAACAATGGATGCTTGTAGGGTTAGTAGGAATATTGGGTGAGGCCATGGGATTGagtttgaggaaaaaaaaaagacagagGTCGTagtacaactctgataccataaaacaatACTCACAGGATGGAAACTCTCGTGCAATTGTTGTCCAgagaaattgtatatatatagcagCGTATAGATGttataaaaattacaaaacttGTATCCTAGAGTAATTACAGGAAttggaaaaattatagaaaaGACTTGCGTATAGCTATAATTACAATCTTTACATAAATGGAATAGTTATATTTATAATCTTTACATAAATGGAAAGAAGTGAATGAATACAATTCCTCAGATCATGGAATGGAATCGAACTTGCTGTCATATGTTGACTTAATCTTGCTATCATCTATTTTGGAAAGTGTTTCCTTAATATGTTTGGTGTAGAATAAATGAAGTAAAAAATCAATGAAATGAAAGTTGGAATGGAAATAAGATGAAATTAGGTGATAAATTTGACTCTGTCCTATTATTATGCACCAAATATGTAATAAATTTTACTAGTACCTTTTGgcaatatattttatgaattttttatgcaTTCAAAAAAATATGCCCTTCTCCCAAACAAAAAAAGAAGTAAATTACGTAAGCCCAATTAACCAACTAATTGTCTGATGAAGTTTAATGCCATATAAAAGACAAATAATTGCTTCTAAGTTCTAAAATTTACATTATTTAGGGCATGTTTCTTTGAAAGCAATAGAGATTTGGCAGTTTAATTCTAGGCAAGTTTCTTCTCGAAATAAAGGTACCTAATTTGTTTTTCACAAAACACTCACATTGTAAGGCAATGTTATACATTTCACCCACTAACATAAGATTACATTTGATTCgaaatatagaatatgaaaagaaGAAGCATAGCAATTATATTGGCAATTGTACAAGAGGGGATGCTATTCCATGACAAATTATGTATAGCAAGGATGATGTTCCATGACAAATTATCTTTATAAATGTTTGCGCTATTCCAATGAACGTGGAACAACTATTAAAGAtatttatttctatatttaagGGTACAAGTGAGTCAAGCTCACAAGTTACTTGAGTAACTTAGGTTGAGTTTAAATTTTGTGGTACCATTCGCAAGTCAAATCAaactttttgtaattttattatttttcatattatataaatgacatagtattatattttatacatatttaatattttatatatttagtttttATACAAATTAGAATTATTTTATGCAATTGAATCTAGTTCAAGTTCAGCAAATTCAAAATTGATCAAATTCAATTAAGCCCAAGGCTTCACTTCGAATCATTATAGGACAAGCCTTGAAATAAGGGAGAATTAATGTTTGGGAAAAAATAGGAGAAGGATAagggataaaataaataaataaatctaagAGTGAACTGGCAGTTCATTGGGGTTGATAACTCGATGAAGATATGATGACTCAATCTTTCAACCTATCTTTTGTCCCATGCAACCAAGAATCGATTCTTCTATCTCGGTGACACAAACATAAGAAAGTGAGAGGATCTCTAGCATGAGTTTATAGACCAATATTAATACAATGTTAAGCTAAGGACGACTCTAAGGCACTCAGAGGCAATAAACATATGACATTATATTTGCCTTCGTGGCCAAAAGGAGGAATAAAGCAACCACCATGATGAATAAACCCTATAAAAAAGATCAAAAGATACCATGCCAAGTGCCCAACTATGTATATCAAGAAAAGATTCTTCCAGTGGTTTCTAAACTTTCAAACAGTTCTTGAAATTAGTGGGAAAGTGGAAGATGTCATTACTAGTATCTCATCAAGATTGGACCAAACCATTCCTCAAAATGAAGCACCTAAAATGACTTCCATCCACTTGAGACCTAATCTAAACACCCCCACTAATCTAAACACCAAACTGCCCTCATAGTGGGACATTTACACGTCAGTTGGTATCTGGAAGGAGATTATAGAGCATTAGATCTGGAGCTAGGAACTAGAGGTATTTCTGCCTTGCTTCCTCATGCTATGGTTATGTTACTCAAATTATATTTGAGGAGTTGAAGCCTTCTAGGTTGAGCACTATCGTCCTCGTATGCCCTCAAGAGATGACATTGATTATGCCATTTTCAAGTTAATGCAATACTCCATCTTGTGTGCATAGACTCTATATAGTGAAACTTGCGACAATTATCCATATTTTCGCCCGTTTCCTCCAAGCTTCTTTTGTTCTAGCTACCAAAGTCTAGGATTTTTCTTTATTTGCATCAAAATTTGCCCCAGAAATTCATTTAGAGTGATGTATTCTCAAATCTCCTCAAGGACTCTAGGATCTAGACTTTATGGTCCCCCCCTTTTCGTGTTCTTTTCATTTTGTTGGGTTAAGAGGTTCCTCAAACAAATATTCTCTTCATGTCCTACTCTTTTAGGTCCCTCCAGGCTCACATTGATTCTTCAATGTTTTTGTACTTCAGTGCTTCTCTACATGCTTAAAACAACTTAGGAAGTAATTTGAGGGCTTCTTAGACAAGGCAAAGTCAACATACTTCAAAATCATCACCATAACGTCATGATCCAAGTCTTGCACCTTGATAAAAGTATCTCACATAGTCATTGAAAAACTCCTAAAATTTTGTTTAACCTCAATGAGACTAGCACATGTCTAGTTGCACCACCAACTACTAAGAAATTGGTTAAAAAAGGACTTGAGGGGCTTCTTCAAGGGCTTACGATACACCAAACTATTACTAGTAGTGGTTGATTCCATTTCAATTCTCCAACCATAAGGGTTTCTTCACATGCTCAAGTTCCACTTTAGGTTCCTTTCCAAGTCGGTGCCTATTTTGTTAAGGGGTTGAAAGAGGGGAATTTGGTAAAGCACACCAGATTGGCCTGCTCCCCACCTTCGAGATGACAAATTTTTATATTCACACACTGTGGGGGCATGCCCATACATCAATTCACCCTTTATATAAGTGCTCCCATTATTTTGCAATTTGCTAAGATCACTTGTCTACAGCACATACACATTTTACGTGTATTCGCATTGTTCTTGCATTAACAATGCACAATTCAGGAGAAACAAGAACATGTCTTTGAAGAACCTAGGGCATAGGGGTAGCAAAGTTTTGTGCTAGATTTGGAAGACTCGCCTAGGCACACAAGGAGATCGAACAAATTTTGGCAGCACATACATTATGGATTGTGTTACACTGGGAACAAAAGTACAATATCACTTTTCGTGTCATTTCTATGGATGATGACAATCAATTGACACAAATTCTTGATCAAAGAGTATAAATATACAACTTAATTCAAATCTTAAACCAACAAATCGAAGGAGGATTACCAAAGACTATGCTCCAAAAGAAACTCTCTTATGCTTAAATTAGCAAGGAAAGCTCAAGTAAAGGGGAAGATGACGAGGATTAGAATGGATTACCTTCAATGGGGACCCCTCCTATCATAGCAAGTAAAGTTCTATTGAAATGTTGCCCAGTTATGAACTTTATGTCATGTGAATTTCCGTGATTAGGAGTCTAGAATTCTAGTATGAACATCATTTGAAACTAGAAAAATCATGCTTTATAATTAGGCATGCCTCTGGGCTTTAGCCAAATTTTCTTCAACACAAGGGATAGAGGGAGAGGTCTTACAAGTTATGAAAGAAAATACACCCCAAAAAAAAGTTGAAtctttaatattttcttatttGGTAGTGAAAGAAAATACTAAGAAAGAAATTAAGTATACATTTAGGACATAATTAGAATTGAATTAGAATTATAATTTCATGGATTTTTGAGAAATAGAAGCAAGGTTAAATTTCTTAAATTCTACCccacaaaataaaattattaattacaCTTTACAATGAAACTAATTTCATGACAATAATATGCTTCAGATCACATCTAAGTTCTAAATAGATCCAGCGCAAAGACTAATTTGTAGAACTGAACAACAAATAAATTTAGAATGAAAGCTctatattcaaaatctaaaacacaaaTTCCATGAGGCAAATAACCTAATGCTCATATACCATTTCAAAAATTGAGTGGAGAAAAAACTTAGTGATTTTTTTCACAAAACATTTTCAGAAGAGTCTTGCTTTTCCCTCCACAAATTCACAACAATACTCTGTACAATACAAAAGTTTAGAATTATCTTTCATTTCTCTagaatgaattttgaaatagCCCATCCCTAATTagtagaaaataataatagtaataccaaTATTAATTAATGAATAGGCCTATAAAAGAAAATTGCATTATTCTTTGACCACCGCAACAATCCTTATCTTTCATTCGTACTATTTACCAGCTGCATCTTGTGCGTATCATGCATTGGCATAGGACTCATGTATTATACACATGTTATCCATTGACAATCCTCCCTTGAGAATATTTTACTTTCTATTGAAACAAGCTCATTCATAATTATGAGAGCTCATCAAACTTATGTAAGGCATCATGTTCTTTTATTAAAGTCACACATCCAGTTCAACACTTCAGCCAATGAACTTAATTGTAAATTACTTGATTTCTTAAAGGAACATGTACAACGGTGCAACCAGGAGCCACCACAAAATATCATGGCACGTGGAGCAAGGTAATAAGATTACAATGAACTACAATATGCTGCTGCTTCAGGTTAGTTTTCAGAGTCATGTTGGAGAATTTTTCACTAAACCAGTTCAATACATCAGGGTAGATGCTTCATGTTGATGTTTTCCAGGGTTGCAACAAAATTTCTTGCCCCCATGTTTTACGTTTTCGGTATTTCATCTGTACTTAAATATAGGGCGACCTTCAGCCAATTACCTTGGGGGGAAGCAATATCCCTGGCAACAAGTGTGATTTGAACATGCGAGTGAACAATGCAGCATGCAAAGACGTAAGTTGATTGCAAGCTCATCCACACCTGTGACATGCTAGCTAACCTGGAAATGTCCAAGGAGAACACAATTAACAGCAAAAACTAGGAAGTTTGTGAGCTTATTTTGGAGCTGTTAACAGCGATAGAATTCATTGAAGTTAAGAAAGAAACATGTTCATGAAAGTATAAAACACCAAGGTTTTCTGCCCATACTGCTTATCTAGTCTAATTATGGcaaaataacaattttttttttcaattgaggTAAATAACAAAGGTCCTGAGCTAGGGGGCGGGTGGTGTTGGAATAGGTACAAAAATGAGCCTTCTTCAGTAAAACAATACTTGAAGGCAAGAGCAATTACTATACATAGGAGGCCAGATCATGATCTGAAGCATCTAATGCTACTGCTAACCCACTGAACCAAAACTTTTACTCCACATTGGGGCATGCCGCCCATAAGTGGACCACAAATTGAGAACGTTTCAACTTTTAATGCCAAAACAATTATATTAGAATCAAATCTTCAATTTTAATTGCTCGGTGCAATATCCCAAACTAAAGTCTATTTTTGTCAAAATTGTAGAAAATTTCGCCTCAAGTCATTTGAATCTAGCAATCTTCATAAGTGAAAATTCATTTCCAATTTTACATGTTTCAAATGCTGTCATTTTGTTAGGAGCACTTTGTTTTGCAGCTCACTAGTACAATGGCTAGTCCTATCTCCTTTTCTAGAAGGAAACAACATTTACATTCCCCAAGTTGCATAACTAACATTGCCTACAATTAACTAGCAGTTATGACTCCAAGCAAATTCTCAGCAGCCATATAAGGGattcacacacatacacatgcattgTCAGAATGCTAATACGACATTTATGTGGTTAGCAACAGCACATTTAGCTGAATAACTTTCATCTTCAACTTGGAGGTTATCAATTTAATGACATAAAGTCCTGTGGTTGAAACAAAAATAGACATTTGGCCAGACAAACATAGTATTCTCCACCTGCAGCTCATAAGCCAACCATAATGtagcactcgccttactcaaaaTGAACAGATCAGAAGCAAGAACAATCTGACACCAACcaacttaaaaaattaaaaataaacagGAAGGCAATGGATTTTTGCTTTGTACCTCAAGAAACTGCATAAGTGCAAAAGAAGTTTGAAAAAATCCACAATATCTCAGTCATTTTTTGCCAGAACAATGAGATAGATGATTGTGTCTGACCTGGTAGGTAAAAGAAGAGAATAATGGATGAGTTGTGTACATAACCACATGATCGCCAGTTATAAAATTGGGCCTAGTGGACCATACCTGCCCTCATAGAAGGTGAAGGGTGTGAAAAGGACAAATGTCAAAGAACACAATAAATTTCTTCTCCGCCGGACCATATAATTAAAAGAAAGCAACCAAAGGGTGACCAATTGACTGGTTTATTAGGCCCCTGAAGCCACAGTAAGGAAGTTATTTCCCTTAGACTTTCCAGTTACAAGAATGTCATAAGTGGTGTCGTCAGGTACAAGACCCCTGTCAAGCATTTCATCATGCAATCTAAAAGCCTCCTGCAAATTTCCCTTCTTGAAGTGCCCAGCAATTAATGTATTATAAATAAGAACACTAGGAGTCACATGCTTCTTATCCATATCTTCCAAGATTTTGTGTGCATTATCTAGTGTTCCTTCTTTATTACAAAGACCGGTTACCAGAACAGTAAAGGTAATATTATCAGGCACAATACCCTTGGCAAGCATCTCCGAGTATAAATCAAATGCAAAAAGTATTCTCCCTTCTTTTAGAGAACCATCAATTAATGTAGTATATGTTTCCAAATCACAAGGAATGGCCTCACTGATCATCTTCTTATGTAACACACGGGCAGCTTCCATGTTATTTACATTTCTAAAGCCACTAATCATGCTATTGTAAACAATTGTATTTGGAGACAATCCAACCTCTTGTAGCTCAGAGAAAAGTTCTTGTGCACTCTCCATGTCTCTTCTTTTACAAAACCCATCAATGAGTGCACCATATGCAGTAACATCCAAGTCTAGACCCTTGTTTCTcatctcattcttcattttcaaAGCAAGATCaataattttactttttaaaaagcCATTAATTAAACTTGTGTAGGTAACAACATTTGGAGAAACACCGCTTTCACACATTTCTCTGTAAACAGCCAATGCAGAATTAATGGTACCCTCTTTGATAAATCCATCTATAATGCTGTTGTAAGTCATACAGGAAGGAATAAAACCCTTCTCTACAAACTTCTTCAGCAAACCCCTAGCCTCAGATGTCATGCCAACTTTGCAAATACCGTTGAtaattatattgtttgtatagTCAGTGGGGGCAATCCTTAAATTCACCATCTGTTCAAACAAATCAAGAGCTTGTTCAGTCTCACCCTTTCTGAAATACCCATCCATTAATATAGAATATGTGACAACATTAGGTTTCAAACCCTTCTCAAGCATCTCAGAAAATAAACTGAAAGCAATATCTGTATTGCCTTTTCGGCAGTGGCCAAGTATCAGGATATTATAAGAAACTAAGCTTGGTTTCACTCCCTCACTCCCCATCTTATCCCAGACACTTAATGCTTCATTCAACTTGCCCTGTCTACAGAACCAAGACATGAGAACATTGTATGTAAAAACATTGGCAACACCACTTTCAACTGCCTCATTAAATAGCTTGGATGCCTCTTCCCACAACAGAGCTTTCAAGAAACCTCGTATTATGGAATTCACATTAAAGACACTAGGTTGGAGCCCCATGGATTTCATTTGGGTGTAAAGTTCATATGCCCTTTCCATGTTTCCATTCCTACAGCACCCTTCGATAATAACTGAGAAAGTAACCATGTTTGGAGTAAGTCCATCCCCAATAATATTATCAAACAAATCCAAAGCACCACCCAAATCACCATGCACACAAAACCCCTTCATCAAGCTAGTTGCAACCACCAAATTCATCTGCCATCCACTAGAAACCATTTCATCCTTTACCCTCAGAGCTTCTACCATATTTCTCTGCTTCACGCAAGCCCCAATTATGCCAGTAAATGTACCCTCAGATGGCACAAGCCCCATTTGTTTCATCTCATTCAACAACTCACAAGCTGCAATTGAATCAGGTTTCCTACAAACAGCCTGAATAACAGTATTATACGTAGCCATATCAAGTTTTAGTCCTCTTCTCTTTGCTACCCTAAAATATGTCTCAGCCTCCTCGGCCCTCCCTTCTTTCAGACTAGCCTGCATCATCACATGCAATGTAATGCAATCACCACTAATTCCCCTTGAGACCATCTTTTCATACAAAACCTGTGCTTTCCCAATTTCTTTTTCCCTAACCAATGTAGTCAAAGCAATATTCAAACAGGAAACCAATGGAACTACATCATTGTCGATCATTTTATCAAAACATGTTATAGCATCTTCCATCCGCCCAACCCTAATATAACTATTCAACAAATAACTGAAAACCTGAGGATATAATTCAAAACCAAACCTCTTTGAGGTCTCAATTAAGAGATCAATAAGAACACAAGCGACTGCACCTGAATCACCTGAAACACTTTGGTTAAGCAAAGACTTGACACTGCGATGATTCTCCGAGGAACCCATCAAAATGTGAAGCAAAACACAGAAGGCGTTGATGCCACGCACATATCCTCTCCGTTTCTCGGCCCATTTGAAGTACTTCAAAGCCTTTTTCGGATCGTTTTTGTGGCTCAGAAGAACATCAATTGCATGTGCTTGCGTGGAAACTGCGTTTTTCGAGACAGTTGCCGTAGATTTGGCGTACCTGTGCTCTGTGGAAGATGAGTTTCCAGAGAAGTCAGATTCCGAAATGTTTTCCTGGAATAATGATGATTCCGAAGTGATTTTCTCAGCAAAATCAGCGTGTAAGTCGTTGGAATTCTCGCGAAAATGCAATTCGGTTACAGGTGTGCGGGTAAGCTCTGGAACTGAAGAGAGTTGCAGGACTGAAGCTAAGCAGAAAGATTTGTGGGTCTTGTAAGATCGGATTAAATGTGAGTAAATTGGTAAAGGGAGGACTGAAACTCTCATGTTCACGTCTTCCCCACTCCGGCATCGGCTGGAAACCCTACTTCTTCAAAAACTCACCCGTGCGTGACAACCATGGGGGCATCATCTGCATTATAAGCTCTCGTAAGTCGTAAGTCGCAAGTCGTATCACACAGAGGAAATGTTTGGTTTGCACTAATTAGAAATATTAAATGGTCGGGTTAAAATGAATAGGATCATgttttatttttgatttatttaaatatggatcaaattattatttacctatttattcatttaattttaaaatatatataattaattaattattaaataaagaGTATAACTTATAATTACTTGTAAACATTATTATTTTCACatactttcattatttttttaattatagtatTGATTGTGTGATTAAttgtataattaaattttaaataataataatatctagccaatactataattatatatatatatagttactgACATATCTTAACAAATAGATTATGTAATTTCGTACATCCATTTATGCATATTAATTTTGATTTGCAtaactaaattaaataaattacgTACactcataattatataattacATACACATTTAAACTAAAGTGTCCATTATtataaaaatgtgtatatatttacaaattataatattaattgtgtaattaattatataatttaatttcaaatggtAGTTGCAACAAATATTATAATTATGAGCATATTTTAACCATTCAGTTATGTAAATATGTACATACATGCATATTAGTTGGTTTGCACAACTAAATCCAACTGATTGTGCATAATTACATATTAGACTACTACAAACATAGTAAAGTTAAAATATGATAGTCCTCAAAGTGACAACATTTGTAACGTCAATTTTACCCTTTATCATgtaatttatacaaaataaaaattgcaAACATGTCCCAAAACTCAAAGTTAAATGCTCCAAGTCCTTTTCAATTTTACTGTTAGTTTGTTGAACTCCTTCTTATTCAAATTTCACATTCTCTTTTT
It encodes the following:
- the LOC131163935 gene encoding pentatricopeptide repeat-containing protein At3g54980, mitochondrial-like is translated as MRVSVLPLPIYSHLIRSYKTHKSFCLASVLQLSSVPELTRTPVTELHFRENSNDLHADFAEKITSESSLFQENISESDFSGNSSSTEHRYAKSTATVSKNAVSTQAHAIDVLLSHKNDPKKALKYFKWAEKRRGYVRGINAFCVLLHILMGSSENHRSVKSLLNQSVSGDSGAVACVLIDLLIETSKRFGFELYPQVFSYLLNSYIRVGRMEDAITCFDKMIDNDVVPLVSCLNIALTTLVREKEIGKAQVLYEKMVSRGISGDCITLHVMMQASLKEGRAEEAETYFRVAKRRGLKLDMATYNTVIQAVCRKPDSIAACELLNEMKQMGLVPSEGTFTGIIGACVKQRNMVEALRVKDEMVSSGWQMNLVVATSLMKGFCVHGDLGGALDLFDNIIGDGLTPNMVTFSVIIEGCCRNGNMERAYELYTQMKSMGLQPSVFNVNSIIRGFLKALLWEEASKLFNEAVESGVANVFTYNVLMSWFCRQGKLNEALSVWDKMGSEGVKPSLVSYNILILGHCRKGNTDIAFSLFSEMLEKGLKPNVVTYSILMDGYFRKGETEQALDLFEQMVNLRIAPTDYTNNIIINGICKVGMTSEARGLLKKFVEKGFIPSCMTYNSIIDGFIKEGTINSALAVYREMCESGVSPNVVTYTSLINGFLKSKIIDLALKMKNEMRNKGLDLDVTAYGALIDGFCKRRDMESAQELFSELQEVGLSPNTIVYNSMISGFRNVNNMEAARVLHKKMISEAIPCDLETYTTLIDGSLKEGRILFAFDLYSEMLAKGIVPDNITFTVLVTGLCNKEGTLDNAHKILEDMDKKHVTPSVLIYNTLIAGHFKKGNLQEAFRLHDEMLDRGLVPDDTTYDILVTGKSKGNNFLTVASGA